A stretch of the Vigna radiata var. radiata cultivar VC1973A chromosome 7, Vradiata_ver6, whole genome shotgun sequence genome encodes the following:
- the LOC106767126 gene encoding putative clathrin assembly protein At4g40080 translates to MTKLTHLIGIIKDKASQSKAALLSKRTTLSLLRATSHDCSTPPTTKHLAMLLSSGDGPRATASAAVEVLMDRLQGTNNAAVALKCLIAVHYIIRHGSFILQDQLSVYPNSGGRNYLNLSHFRHTTDPTTWQLSSWVRWFAQHIEQLLCASRVLGFFLGTASDKENREDRASGLSNADLLSELDSLVAMVEGLCKRPEPNGNLLVEEIVKLARGDWGVVQAEVRVRLNEFKERFGGFKFGEAVELVCCLKRLEQCEEKMLATMDEARELKLWDMVTLVKDMAEIELYREESKLRRDTPKVRVSESDRFSGRVLNNRHLLSFPSGRLL, encoded by the coding sequence ATGACAAAACTCACGCACCTAATTGGGATAATCAAGGATAAAGCGTCGCAGAGCAAGGCGGCGCTACTCTCCAAACGCACCACGCTCTCCTTGCTACGCGCCACCAGCCACGACTGTTCCACGCCGCCCACGACCAAGCATCTGGCCATGCTCCTCTCATCGGGAGACGGGCCACGCGCCACAGCCTCTGCCGCGGTGGAGGTTCTCATGGACCGGCTGCAGGGAACGAACAACGCCGCCGTGGCACTCAAGTGCCTGATCGCCGTCCACTACATCATCCGACACGGCAGCTTTATCCTCCAGGATCAACTCTCGGTCTACCCCAACTCCGGCGGCAGAAACTACCTCAACCTCTCCCACTTCCGACACACGACCGACCCCACCACGTGGCAGCTCTCCTCCTGGGTCCGGTGGTTCGCACAGCACATCGAGCAGCTTCTCTGCGCCTCCCGCGTCCTGGGATTCTTCCTCGGAACCGCCAGCGACAAAGAGAACAGAGAAGACAGAGCGTCGGGTCTCTCCAACGCCGATTTGTTGAGCGAGTTGGACTCTCTGGTGGCTATGGTGGAAGGGCTTTGCAAGAGGCCCGAGCCTAACGGAAACCTCTTGGTGGAGGAGATTGTGAAGCTGGCGCGTGGGGATTGGGGCGTGGTGCAGGCTGAGGTGCGCGTGAGGTTGAACGAGTTTAAGGAGAGGTTCGGGGGGTTTAAGTTTGGGGAAGCGGTTGAGTTAGTTTGCTGTTTGAAGAGGTTGGAACAATGCGAAGAAAAGATGTTGGCTACGATGGATGAGGCAAGAGAATTGAAATTGTGGGATATGGTGACCCTAGTGAAGGATATGGCTGAGATTGAGCTCTACAGAGAAGAGAGTAAGTTGCGGAGAGACACCCCAAAAGTAAGGGTCAGTGAGTCCGATCGGTTTTCGGGTCGGGTTCTCAATAACCGTCACCTTCTGTCGTTTCCCTCCGGCAGATTGTTGTAA
- the LOC106766438 gene encoding protein MIZU-KUSSEI 1-like has translation MDSTGVTTVDCEKQVRSWRLLRSLMQLLVPTCNCATIIEDQDVTNECLENPTKLYSPSLTMNSSTITGTIFGYRRGKVRFCIQANANSNPILLLELAVPTTILAKEMREGTLRIALESCGDSEDNNNNNTNTNTLLSTPLWTMYCNGRKVGYAVKRRPSNSDSEALRLMRSVVVGTGVVKCKKEDGEVMYLRGSFERVRGSENCESFHLIDPEGDRDQELSVFFLRSR, from the coding sequence ATGGACAGTACTGGCGTCACTACAGTTGACTGCGAGAAACAAGTTAGATCATGGAGGCTGCTACGTTCTCTCATGCAACTCTTAGTTCCCACATGCAACTGTGCCACCATTATAGAAGACCAAGATGTAACAAACGAGTGTCTCGAAAATCCCACCAAATTGTATTCACCATCACTCACGATGAACTCCAGCACCATCACAGGCACCATCTTCGGATACCGTAGAGGAAAGGTGAGGTTCTGCATTCAGGCAAACGCCAACTCCAACCCTATTCTCCTCCTGGAGTTGGCAGTTCCAACAACCATCTTGGCCAAGGAAATGAGAGAAGGAACACTGAGAATCGCTTTGGAGAGTTGTGGTGACAGCGAGGacaacaataataacaacacgAACACGAACACACTTTTGTCTACCCCTTTGTGGACTATGTACTGTAATGGGAGGAAGGTGGGGTATGCGGTTAAGCGTAGACCGTCGAACAGTGATTCTGAAGCGTTGAGGTTGATGCGTTCGGTTGTGGTGGGAACTGGGGTGGTGAAGTGCAAGAAAGAAGATGGTGAAGTGATGTACCTTAGAGGGAGCTTTGAGAGGGTTCGTGGGTCAGAAAACTGTGAATCGTTCCACTTGATTGATCCAGAAGGGGACAGGGATCAGGAGCttagtgttttctttttaaggTCCAGGTGA